A single region of the Biomaibacter acetigenes genome encodes:
- a CDS encoding 3-oxoacid CoA-transferase subunit B: MKELIAKRVAKELHDGDVVNLGIGLPTMVVNYIPDDIEVYLQSENGLIGLGPEPTGEDFDKNITNAGGQPVTLLKGGMYFDSAMSFAIIRGGHVDVTVLGALQVDEKGNLANWIIPGKLVPGMGGAMDLVTGSKKVIVAMLHTNKGVPKILKECTLPLTAKGRVDMIITEMGVMKITKEGILLAELNPEYSVEDIQRATEARLLIPDDLKPMAV, from the coding sequence ATGAAGGAATTGATTGCAAAAAGGGTCGCAAAGGAACTGCATGATGGCGATGTGGTAAATCTAGGGATAGGTCTTCCTACAATGGTGGTTAATTACATTCCGGATGACATTGAGGTGTATCTGCAGTCCGAAAACGGTCTTATCGGTCTGGGGCCAGAACCTACCGGAGAGGATTTTGACAAAAATATTACAAATGCTGGAGGTCAGCCTGTCACTCTTCTTAAAGGCGGAATGTACTTTGACTCAGCAATGTCGTTTGCCATAATCAGGGGAGGGCATGTTGATGTTACAGTCCTTGGTGCACTGCAGGTGGATGAAAAGGGGAACCTTGCAAACTGGATCATTCCTGGCAAGCTTGTGCCGGGGATGGGCGGAGCCATGGATCTTGTAACAGGATCGAAAAAGGTCATCGTGGCAATGCTTCATACCAACAAAGGCGTCCCGAAGATACTTAAAGAATGTACGCTTCCGCTGACAGCCAAAGGGCGGGTTGACATGATTATAACCGAGATGGGCGTGATGAAGATTACGAAGGAAGGCATTCTTCTTGCTGAGCTGAATCCGGAGTATTCCGTAGAAGATATTCAGCGCG